From Nocardia sp. XZ_19_385, the proteins below share one genomic window:
- a CDS encoding phage holin family protein encodes MTNPQNPDESPEPLTGSAPQSGQESDPTPSLSKPDPAESKPNPAEETMILPAGTEWAAPASSEQWSPESTSGESSTPGQPRYTGSGSAYPGGESYPQTPGSAPQAGGYPPYPEQSWQQGQQAYSQNQPYQGQPYEGQPYQQGQAYQQGQPQQGQPYQQSQPYQQGQPYPPGSQTGGYPQYPGQPQQPGQPYPYQSGQYPQGAYGAPQQQSGTQLFSIIGFVCAALALFFCPILFGPAGIILGLVGRNKGESLGKWAAIASAVCLVLGLLFAFFVWGGVIDNDYYNDRDTY; translated from the coding sequence ATGACCAACCCGCAGAACCCGGATGAGTCGCCGGAACCGCTGACCGGCAGTGCTCCGCAGTCGGGGCAGGAATCCGACCCGACTCCCTCGCTATCGAAGCCGGATCCGGCCGAATCCAAGCCGAATCCGGCCGAAGAGACGATGATCCTGCCCGCCGGGACGGAGTGGGCCGCGCCCGCGTCGTCGGAGCAGTGGTCGCCGGAGTCGACCTCCGGCGAGTCCTCGACACCGGGTCAGCCGAGGTACACCGGCAGCGGGTCGGCCTACCCGGGCGGCGAGAGTTACCCGCAGACACCCGGGTCCGCGCCGCAAGCCGGAGGTTATCCCCCGTATCCGGAGCAGTCCTGGCAGCAGGGGCAGCAGGCTTACTCGCAGAACCAGCCGTACCAGGGTCAGCCATACGAGGGTCAGCCGTATCAGCAAGGGCAGGCGTATCAGCAGGGTCAGCCGCAACAAGGGCAGCCGTACCAGCAGAGTCAGCCCTACCAGCAGGGGCAGCCCTATCCGCCCGGTTCGCAAACCGGTGGCTACCCGCAGTATCCGGGCCAGCCGCAGCAGCCGGGCCAGCCGTACCCCTACCAGTCAGGCCAGTACCCGCAGGGTGCCTACGGTGCCCCGCAGCAGCAGTCCGGCACGCAGCTGTTTTCGATCATCGGCTTCGTCTGCGCCGCGCTCGCGCTGTTCTTCTGCCCGATCCTGTTCGGCCCCGCGGGCATCATCCTGGGCTTGGTCGGCCGCAACAAGGGCGAGTCGCTGGGCAAGTGGGCGGCCATCGCCTCGGCGGTGTGCCTGGTCCTGGGCCTGCTCTTCGCCTTCTTCGTCTGGGGCGGCGTGATCGACAACGACTACTACAACGACCGCGACACCTACTGA
- a CDS encoding DUF2461 domain-containing protein, with protein sequence MSFSGFPLAGLDFYEDLEADNSKTFWTAHKHVYDESVRAPMLALAADLEADFGTAKIFRPYRDVRFSKDKVPYKDHQGAVVSPAPGVGWYVQIGAAGLFVAGGLWTGTPTQLAQLRATIDDEVRGAELEAILAELSKAGFPLGGEKLKTKPKGYEADHPRIDLLRHKAITCSKEFGAPDWLNTPRAGKEIRKSWETMRPLVEWLTAVAG encoded by the coding sequence ATGAGCTTCAGTGGGTTTCCCCTGGCGGGACTGGACTTCTACGAAGATTTGGAAGCCGACAACTCCAAGACGTTCTGGACTGCGCACAAGCACGTCTACGACGAGTCGGTGCGCGCGCCGATGCTCGCCTTGGCCGCCGACCTGGAAGCGGACTTCGGGACCGCGAAGATCTTTCGCCCATACCGTGACGTGCGGTTTTCCAAAGACAAGGTGCCTTACAAAGACCATCAGGGCGCGGTCGTGAGCCCCGCGCCCGGTGTCGGCTGGTACGTGCAGATCGGCGCGGCCGGGCTGTTCGTCGCCGGTGGCCTCTGGACCGGCACGCCCACCCAGCTCGCCCAGCTGCGCGCCACCATCGACGACGAGGTGCGCGGTGCCGAACTGGAAGCGATTCTGGCCGAGCTCAGCAAGGCGGGTTTCCCCCTCGGCGGCGAGAAACTGAAAACCAAACCCAAGGGCTACGAGGCCGACCACCCGCGTATCGACCTGCTCCGGCACAAGGCGATCACTTGCAGCAAGGAGTTCGGCGCGCCCGACTGGCTGAATACCCCGCGCGCGGGCAAGGAGATCCGCAAGTCCTGGGAAACGATGCGCCCCTTGGTCGAATGGCTCACCGCCGTCGCCGGCTAG